From the genome of Thermococcus chitonophagus, one region includes:
- the endA gene encoding tRNA-intron lyase, whose product MKKVIEFFLSGDRAYSEREKAINQLYHNRGYGELKGNKLFLSLIEAAYLTERGWIKVLDGSRELSFQDLVELGRRKDEDFDIKYLVYKDLRDRGYIVKSALKFGSHFRVYRKNAEHSDWLIWVVRENQKLSPNDITARARVAHGVRKSMVMAIVDEDNDVVYYKVEWTKF is encoded by the coding sequence ATGAAGAAAGTCATAGAGTTCTTCCTGAGCGGGGACAGAGCTTACAGTGAGAGAGAAAAGGCCATCAATCAGCTTTACCATAACAGGGGATATGGAGAGCTCAAGGGAAATAAGCTTTTTCTTTCCTTAATTGAGGCAGCCTACCTAACGGAGAGGGGCTGGATAAAGGTTCTCGATGGAAGTAGAGAGTTGAGCTTCCAAGATCTAGTTGAGCTTGGAAGGAGAAAAGATGAAGATTTTGACATTAAGTATCTCGTCTACAAGGACCTTAGGGACAGGGGATACATAGTTAAATCCGCATTAAAGTTTGGCTCCCACTTCAGGGTTTATAGGAAGAATGCGGAGCATTCTGATTGGCTTATATGGGTTGTGAGAGAGAATCAGAAGCTTTCTCCTAACGATATCACCGCAAGGGCTAGAGTGGCTCACGGAGTAAGGAAGAGCATGGTCATGGCAATAGTTGATGAGGACAATGATGTCGTTTATTACAAAGTTGAGTGGACGAAGTTTTGA
- the rimI gene encoding ribosomal protein S18-alanine N-acetyltransferase, translating to MEDIAQPEGNVRRKIPISLVTIRKARLFDLPYIMKIEHLSFREKYPRGLFMTFMEANSETFLVAEYNGQVVGYVMGYLKPDMEGHIMSIAVHPDYRGNGIGKALMIAVIERLFKRGARWIGLEVRVSNERAINLYKKLGFKIVKRIISYYSDGEDAYYMILKPEDWERVRMA from the coding sequence ATGGAAGATATAGCCCAACCAGAAGGAAACGTGCGAAGGAAGATACCCATATCTCTCGTGACAATTAGAAAGGCTAGGCTGTTTGACCTTCCCTATATAATGAAGATAGAACACCTGTCATTTAGGGAAAAGTATCCCCGCGGGCTCTTCATGACGTTTATGGAGGCCAACTCGGAAACATTTCTCGTTGCCGAATACAATGGCCAAGTTGTGGGGTACGTTATGGGATACCTCAAGCCAGATATGGAAGGGCACATAATGAGCATAGCCGTTCACCCAGACTACCGGGGAAATGGAATCGGGAAGGCCCTAATGATAGCCGTTATAGAAAGACTCTTTAAAAGAGGAGCAAGGTGGATAGGGCTCGAGGTCAGGGTTAGCAATGAGAGGGCGATAAACCTCTACAAAAAGCTCGGGTTCAAGATTGTCAAGAGAATCATAAGCTACTATTCGGACGGGGAAGATGCATACTACATGATCCTAAAGCCGGAAGATTGGGAAAGGGTGAGGATGGCATGA
- a CDS encoding P-loop NTPase family protein: protein MEVANKLPANFPVFYINLRWHSIRSYSDLVEVFMDIRRSKMDIIQEITKLTPILTGIPVPEDVIKELKGADDLFKYLLRLFNDLKSQERTPVLIVDELQKIGDLKDQWASFIRAV, encoded by the coding sequence TTGGAAGTTGCGAATAAGCTCCCAGCAAATTTTCCAGTTTTCTACATAAACTTAAGATGGCACTCCATAAGGAGTTATTCGGATTTGGTCGAGGTATTTATGGACATAAGAAGGTCAAAAATGGACATAATCCAGGAAATAACAAAGCTAACTCCGATTCTCACAGGTATTCCAGTTCCAGAGGACGTTATCAAGGAACTAAAGGGTGCTGACGACCTGTTTAAGTACTTGCTCAGGCTGTTTAATGATCTGAAATCCCAGGAACGCACTCCAGTCTTAATAGTGGATGAACTGCAAAAGATTGGAGATTTAAAAGATCAATGGGCCAGCTTTATACGAGCTGTTTAA
- the hisS gene encoding histidine--tRNA ligase, with protein sequence MIERVKGTRDFLPEEMAKRRWVFERIREVFERYNFKEILTPVMEYTKLFELRSGEEVVKQLYAFKDKGGRDVSLRPDMTSSVARLYVNQFQNAPKPIKWYYIANMFRYEEPQSGRYREFWQAGVELIGSDKVEADAEVISLFVESYLSVGLKDFTVNIGDRVLLDEFAKMLGVKDDIGLMRIIDKKDKLTQEEFIGELKKFGLDDAGVEKVLSLVEIKGKPSEVLPKAEELFKSEKAKEEIKRLYELVDLLDAYEVSSWVMIDLGIARGFDYYTSVVFEAIAPNDLGIGSIGGGGRYDNLIEVFGGRPTPATGFAIGIERLIPILEWKGLIPEIDLSPDVYVVPVGDTKREAISIASRLRREGIKAEVELMGRKLRKALDYANRIKAKATIIVGRKDLERGVVTIRDMESGEQREVKVEEVVGEVKRFLRN encoded by the coding sequence ATGATAGAGAGGGTAAAGGGAACGAGGGATTTCCTCCCGGAAGAGATGGCGAAGAGAAGGTGGGTGTTCGAGAGGATAAGGGAGGTTTTCGAGAGGTACAACTTTAAGGAAATTCTAACGCCGGTAATGGAGTACACTAAATTGTTCGAGCTTAGGAGTGGAGAGGAAGTAGTGAAGCAACTGTACGCGTTCAAGGATAAGGGAGGAAGAGATGTCTCTCTAAGGCCGGACATGACATCGAGCGTTGCTAGACTTTACGTCAATCAGTTTCAGAATGCCCCCAAGCCAATAAAGTGGTACTACATAGCAAACATGTTCCGCTACGAAGAGCCCCAAAGCGGTAGATATAGAGAGTTCTGGCAGGCTGGAGTTGAGCTCATAGGGAGCGACAAAGTTGAGGCAGATGCTGAGGTTATTTCCCTCTTCGTTGAGAGCTACCTCTCCGTTGGCTTGAAGGACTTTACGGTGAACATTGGGGACAGGGTTCTTCTTGACGAGTTTGCAAAGATGCTTGGAGTTAAGGATGATATAGGCCTAATGAGGATAATAGACAAGAAGGACAAGCTAACCCAGGAGGAATTTATAGGAGAACTCAAGAAGTTCGGACTTGACGATGCAGGGGTTGAAAAGGTGCTGTCGCTGGTGGAGATAAAGGGCAAGCCTAGCGAAGTTCTACCCAAGGCCGAAGAGCTGTTTAAGAGCGAAAAGGCTAAGGAAGAAATAAAAAGATTGTATGAACTAGTTGATCTCCTAGATGCCTATGAAGTTTCATCCTGGGTCATGATTGACTTGGGAATCGCGAGGGGATTTGACTACTACACGAGCGTTGTCTTTGAGGCGATAGCCCCTAACGATCTTGGGATAGGCTCCATTGGCGGGGGAGGGAGGTACGACAACTTAATTGAGGTCTTTGGTGGGAGGCCCACTCCAGCAACTGGCTTCGCGATAGGGATTGAAAGACTAATCCCGATTCTAGAGTGGAAGGGACTGATTCCAGAGATAGATCTCTCACCGGACGTATACGTTGTTCCAGTGGGAGACACAAAGAGGGAGGCAATATCAATAGCCTCAAGGCTCAGAAGGGAAGGGATTAAGGCTGAGGTAGAGCTCATGGGAAGGAAGCTGAGAAAGGCCTTGGACTATGCAAATAGGATTAAGGCCAAGGCAACGATAATCGTGGGTAGGAAGGACTTGGAGAGGGGAGTTGTAACGATTAGAGATATGGAGAGCGGAGAGCAGAGAGAGGTAAAAGTCGAAGAAGTTGTCGGTGAGGTTAAAAGGTTTTTAAGGAACTGA
- a CDS encoding GbsR/MarR family transcriptional regulator yields MGIEEAKKIIMETFANTARRLGQSELIGYIYGALFLSDRPLSLGEIAEITGYSLSHVSSAMKVLEGVGLVQRIKKPGDRKAYFVAMKNFGEWRSSAFYENILRDIEETRDNLLRALNEITEDTEEAQKIKEKIQMALKRNEVAKRLLLTIMKFRSEEEILETLERCLKKG; encoded by the coding sequence ATGGGCATTGAAGAGGCTAAGAAGATAATCATGGAGACATTTGCAAACACCGCGAGGAGGTTGGGCCAGAGCGAGCTCATAGGCTACATTTACGGTGCCCTTTTCTTGTCCGATAGGCCCCTCAGCTTGGGTGAAATAGCCGAGATAACGGGTTACTCACTCTCACACGTTAGCTCTGCCATGAAGGTTCTTGAGGGAGTTGGCTTAGTTCAGAGGATAAAAAAGCCCGGAGATAGGAAGGCGTACTTCGTTGCAATGAAGAACTTTGGGGAGTGGAGGAGCTCTGCATTCTATGAGAACATCCTTAGGGACATCGAGGAGACAAGGGATAACCTCCTGAGGGCTTTAAATGAAATTACCGAAGATACAGAGGAGGCCCAAAAGATAAAGGAAAAGATACAGATGGCCTTAAAGCGGAACGAAGTTGCTAAAAGGTTACTCCTCACCATAATGAAGTTCAGATCTGAGGAGGAAATACTTGAAACCCTAGAGAGATGCCTAAAGAAGGGATGA
- a CDS encoding glycine C-acetyltransferase, with amino-acid sequence MGKLDWIKEELEELKKKGLYVTIRVVQSAQGPWIVVNGKRVLNMCSNNYLGLAAHPKIKEAAIRAILDYGVGAGAVRTIAGTMELHVELEEKLAKFKKREAAILFQSGYNANLGAISALLRKGEDGVFLSEELNHASIIDGMRLSGAPKVIYKHLDMEDLKKKLEENKDKKKKIIVTDGVFSMDGDLAPLPEIVELAEQYDAIVYVDDAHGEGVLGDHGRGIVDHFKLHDKVDFEMGTLSKAFGVIGGYVAGPEEAIEYLKQRARPFLFSSAMNPPDVAAAIAAVEILQKSDELVKKLWDNTHYLQKGLRDLGYDLGNTKHPITPVMLYDEKLAQEFSRRLFEEYNIFAQAIVYPTVPLGTARIRLEPSAAHSKEDLKLVIDAFEDLGKKTGFLK; translated from the coding sequence ATGGGTAAGCTTGACTGGATTAAGGAAGAACTTGAAGAACTAAAGAAGAAGGGGCTTTACGTAACTATTAGAGTTGTTCAAAGCGCCCAGGGCCCATGGATCGTTGTGAACGGGAAGAGAGTTTTGAACATGTGTTCAAACAACTATCTTGGCTTAGCTGCACATCCAAAGATTAAGGAAGCAGCGATAAGGGCCATCCTTGATTATGGAGTTGGTGCTGGTGCAGTCAGAACAATAGCAGGAACCATGGAGCTCCACGTTGAGCTTGAAGAAAAGTTGGCAAAGTTCAAGAAGAGAGAAGCTGCAATTCTCTTCCAGAGCGGTTACAACGCAAACCTTGGAGCAATTAGCGCCCTCCTTAGGAAGGGAGAGGATGGAGTGTTCTTAAGTGAAGAACTAAACCACGCGAGCATTATCGACGGAATGAGGCTCAGCGGTGCTCCTAAGGTTATCTACAAGCACCTTGACATGGAAGATTTGAAGAAGAAGCTTGAGGAAAACAAGGACAAAAAGAAGAAGATAATTGTCACGGATGGAGTGTTCTCAATGGACGGTGACCTCGCTCCACTCCCAGAAATCGTTGAATTAGCTGAGCAGTACGATGCAATAGTTTACGTTGACGACGCTCACGGTGAGGGTGTCCTGGGAGATCACGGAAGGGGTATAGTTGATCACTTCAAGCTCCACGATAAGGTAGACTTCGAGATGGGTACGCTGAGCAAGGCCTTTGGAGTCATCGGAGGTTACGTTGCGGGGCCTGAGGAGGCCATCGAATACCTCAAGCAGAGGGCAAGACCCTTCCTGTTCTCAAGTGCAATGAATCCACCGGACGTTGCAGCTGCAATTGCTGCAGTTGAGATACTTCAGAAGAGCGATGAGCTCGTTAAGAAGCTCTGGGACAACACGCACTACCTCCAGAAGGGACTTAGGGATCTCGGCTACGACTTGGGTAACACCAAGCACCCGATAACTCCGGTAATGCTCTACGATGAGAAGTTGGCCCAGGAATTCTCAAGGAGGCTGTTCGAAGAGTACAACATCTTTGCTCAAGCCATAGTTTATCCAACCGTTCCTCTTGGAACTGCAAGGATAAGGCTTGAACCTTCAGCGGCTCACTCAAAGGAGGATCTGAAGCTTGTAATTGATGCCTTTGAGGACTTAGGAAAGAAGACTGGCTTTTTGAAGTGA
- a CDS encoding hydrophobe/amphiphile efflux-3 (HAE3) family transporter: MLRKIARVIVVYRHSLAIITLFLLILSAYGLTQLRFESDLSKQLPEDLEAVKSYFTLQNEFGTGGSALIYVKIKSTEEVSDIRDPRVIQAMYNLEQRLKQREYVTDTFSIADLCVQILGRLPKNKEEVNFVLSVLPEKARKGLISEDYSSTIIIVNMNRERNQKALVRVYNDIESDIKRSNFPQGVDVVLTGDLGITYKVLEMLQNDMNRTMAVAGVIVILILLYFYKSPIRMLVPLIPLVFGVVMTLGFMGLLGIPLDIATSTIGAMIIGMGIDYGVHVTNRYYEERAKGEPPEVAAEEAIAETGKALLGAALTTIAGFLALSISTLPSLRRLSITLVMGLGLTALNAVIVTPALAILEEDFRRVVLKKEEIISIGGGEGKIAFIFGKWGAWIKRFPWAALLIALVISGVSFYGLTKVTTEVRLEKMIPMDLPEIKALLDIRSEFGGQDEVYVLIKADDVRDPTLVRAILRFEREVKADSYMNNVFSAESIADEVLQKYGYIPQDKEEISEALKDSSLVSSDYSMTIIKFKGNFMGVTQSEFNRIMEYFEQQIKQADFPPGTKVELAGDAYLNYVLNNLVNEELGKISTIGTLIVVLVVFLIFRKPTIATAMIMPMFLGALWTIGYMGLAGIPFSQTLAGVVSMIVGLGVDYGMHITHRFLEELREGNKTPIITAMESVGPGILVGALTTAGGFLALLTAQLTAIHDFGRVLAVGIFASMFSAYLVTPAILQLEFGRKLKEVRE, translated from the coding sequence ATGCTGAGGAAGATAGCGAGGGTAATAGTGGTATACAGGCACTCGCTCGCGATAATAACGTTGTTCCTCCTAATCCTGTCAGCTTATGGGTTAACTCAGCTTAGGTTTGAGAGTGATCTTTCTAAGCAACTCCCTGAAGATTTAGAGGCCGTTAAAAGCTATTTCACCCTTCAGAATGAGTTCGGCACGGGAGGCTCCGCTCTCATATACGTGAAGATAAAGTCCACCGAGGAAGTTTCCGACATAAGGGATCCCAGGGTAATACAGGCGATGTATAACCTGGAGCAGAGGCTGAAGCAGAGGGAGTACGTTACGGATACTTTCAGCATTGCCGACCTGTGCGTTCAGATCCTGGGGAGGCTTCCAAAGAATAAGGAAGAAGTGAACTTCGTTCTCAGCGTTCTTCCCGAAAAAGCGAGAAAGGGACTAATCAGCGAAGACTATTCTTCAACGATAATAATAGTCAACATGAACAGGGAAAGAAACCAGAAGGCCCTAGTCAGGGTCTACAACGATATAGAGAGCGACATAAAGAGGTCGAACTTCCCCCAGGGAGTGGATGTAGTCCTTACAGGAGACCTCGGGATAACGTACAAGGTTCTCGAAATGCTACAAAACGACATGAACAGGACGATGGCCGTTGCTGGGGTAATAGTCATTCTCATTCTACTGTACTTCTATAAATCCCCGATTAGAATGCTCGTTCCTTTAATTCCATTAGTGTTCGGTGTGGTCATGACCTTGGGCTTTATGGGTCTCCTCGGAATTCCATTGGATATAGCAACGAGCACGATTGGGGCTATGATTATAGGTATGGGTATTGATTACGGTGTCCACGTTACGAACAGGTACTACGAGGAGAGAGCCAAAGGTGAACCTCCAGAAGTCGCTGCAGAGGAAGCTATAGCCGAAACGGGAAAGGCGCTTTTAGGTGCTGCACTTACTACTATCGCCGGATTCCTTGCGTTGTCAATCTCAACTCTTCCCTCCCTCAGGAGGCTCAGCATAACCCTAGTCATGGGGCTTGGCCTTACGGCCCTGAACGCTGTAATAGTAACCCCTGCCCTAGCGATATTGGAAGAGGACTTCAGGAGGGTGGTTTTGAAGAAAGAAGAGATAATATCAATAGGTGGCGGTGAAGGGAAGATAGCCTTTATCTTTGGCAAATGGGGGGCGTGGATTAAGAGGTTCCCCTGGGCCGCTTTACTGATAGCCCTGGTAATTTCAGGAGTTTCATTTTACGGATTGACAAAAGTAACGACGGAGGTCAGGCTCGAGAAGATGATTCCAATGGATCTTCCAGAGATAAAGGCTCTACTTGACATAAGGTCAGAGTTTGGAGGTCAGGACGAGGTTTACGTTCTTATAAAAGCTGACGATGTTAGGGATCCAACGCTCGTTAGGGCCATTCTCAGGTTCGAAAGAGAGGTCAAGGCGGACTCTTACATGAACAACGTTTTTTCCGCCGAAAGCATAGCTGATGAAGTGCTACAAAAGTACGGCTACATACCCCAGGACAAGGAGGAGATAAGTGAAGCACTTAAGGATTCGTCTCTTGTTTCCTCGGACTACTCCATGACGATAATAAAGTTCAAAGGCAACTTTATGGGAGTTACGCAGAGCGAATTTAACAGAATAATGGAGTACTTCGAGCAACAAATAAAACAGGCAGACTTCCCGCCCGGAACTAAAGTTGAGCTTGCCGGAGATGCGTACTTGAATTACGTCCTCAACAATCTAGTTAACGAGGAGCTTGGGAAGATATCGACTATCGGAACGCTCATAGTCGTTCTTGTCGTGTTTCTCATATTCAGAAAACCCACCATCGCAACGGCTATGATAATGCCGATGTTCCTGGGAGCTTTATGGACGATAGGGTACATGGGACTCGCTGGAATTCCATTTTCTCAGACTTTAGCCGGTGTTGTATCAATGATAGTTGGTCTCGGAGTTGATTACGGCATGCACATCACCCACAGGTTCCTAGAAGAGCTTAGAGAAGGAAATAAAACTCCCATAATAACCGCGATGGAGAGCGTTGGTCCTGGCATTTTAGTTGGCGCGTTGACGACTGCAGGAGGTTTCTTAGCATTACTTACCGCTCAACTCACAGCTATACACGATTTTGGTAGGGTTCTTGCGGTTGGTATATTTGCATCAATGTTTTCGGCTTACCTCGTAACTCCAGCAATATTGCAACTGGAGTTCGGAAGAAAGCTTAAGGAGGTGAGAGAATGA
- a CDS encoding ATP-binding protein: MNGPALYELFNLFIALTKETHLSHVFVVTSDSLFVERVYGETTLQGRANYIFIDDFDRDTAMRFMRELGFTEEEGELLYSYFGGKPGYLIQAKSHRNKLQKWCEGILRLRTTEVLRLIKKDKRTLDVLKEFRENEKIEVLEIDEPTKTLIRTNILFYDPLTGLLRPQGRLELNAIRKASSLL; this comes from the coding sequence ATCAATGGGCCAGCTTTATACGAGCTGTTTAACCTTTTCATAGCCTTAACCAAAGAAACTCACCTCTCCCATGTTTTTGTAGTCACGTCAGACAGCCTGTTCGTAGAGCGCGTTTATGGAGAAACGACGCTACAGGGCAGGGCCAACTACATTTTCATTGATGATTTCGACAGGGATACCGCCATGAGATTCATGAGGGAACTCGGATTTACCGAAGAAGAAGGGGAGCTCCTGTACAGCTACTTCGGAGGGAAGCCCGGTTACTTAATTCAGGCCAAAAGCCATAGGAATAAGCTTCAAAAATGGTGTGAAGGAATTTTAAGGCTAAGGACCACGGAAGTTTTAAGGCTTATCAAGAAGGACAAAAGAACCTTAGATGTCCTTAAAGAATTCAGGGAGAACGAGAAAATTGAAGTTCTTGAGATTGACGAGCCAACAAAGACCTTAATAAGGACAAATATCCTCTTCTATGACCCACTAACTGGTTTATTAAGGCCCCAAGGAAGGCTAGAGTTGAATGCAATAAGGAAGGCCTCATCCCTTCTTTAG
- a CDS encoding ATP-binding protein, whose translation MFFNRESEIEKITKIIENEPNMVNFVYGPINSRKLPSCWKLRISSQQIFQFST comes from the coding sequence ATGTTCTTTAATAGGGAGAGTGAGATTGAAAAGATAACAAAGATCATCGAAAACGAGCCAAACATGGTCAACTTCGTTTATGGCCCTATAAACAGCAGGAAACTGCCCTCATGTTGGAAGTTGCGAATAAGCTCCCAGCAAATTTTCCAGTTTTCTACATAA
- the alaS gene encoding alanine--tRNA ligase produces MELVMKTRMFEEEGWIRKKCKVCGKPFWTLDPDRETCGDPPCDEYQFIGKPGIPKKYTLDEMREKFLSFFEKKGHGRVKRYPVLPRWRDDVLLVGASIMDFQPWVISGEADPPANPLTISQPSIRFTDIDNVGITGRHFTIFEMMAHHAFNYPGKPIYWMDETVELAFEFFTKELKMKPEDITFKENPWAGGGNAGPAFEVLYRGLEVATLVFMQYKKAPENAPPDQVVEIKGEKYVPMETKVVDTGYGLERLVWMSQGTPTAYDAVLGYVIEPLKKMAGIERIDERILMENSRLAGMFDIEDMGDLRYLREQVAKRVGISVEELERMIRPYELIYAIADHTKALTFMLADGVIPSNVKAGYLARLLIRKSIRHLRELGLEVPLAEIVAMHIKELHKTFPEFKEMEDIILEMIELEEKKYAETLRRGSDLVKREISKLKKKGIKEIPLEKLITFYESHGLTPEIVKEIAEKEGVEVKIPDNFYSLVAKEAEKTKEEKEEEVVDFELVKDIPDTRTLYYEDPFIKEFEATVLRVIDDWVILDQTAFYPEGGGQPYDTGVLIVDGEEVKVTNVQKVGKVILHKVENPGKFKEGVKVKGRIDWDRRIQHMRHHTGTHVLMGALVRVLGKHVWQAGSQLTTDWARLDISHYKRISEEELKKIEELANRVVMENRKVTWEWLPRTEAEQRYGFRLYQGGVVPGREIRVVKIEDWDVQACGGTHLPYTGLVGPIKILRTERIQDGVERIIFACGEAAVKEWQKERDLLKKASQILRVPPEKVPETAERFFNEWKEARKEVEKLRKELAKLLVYELENKVEKVNDIEFIGAIVEGTMNDLREAANRLRKDNRVVVLISTEGHFVVAVGNALDLKAGDLAKVITSTAGGGGGGRKELAQGKIKDLGKAKEAIEEVKKWLI; encoded by the coding sequence ATGGAGCTAGTTATGAAAACGAGAATGTTTGAGGAAGAGGGATGGATAAGGAAGAAGTGTAAGGTCTGTGGGAAGCCCTTCTGGACTCTTGACCCTGACAGAGAGACCTGTGGTGATCCTCCCTGTGACGAGTATCAGTTCATAGGGAAGCCAGGAATTCCAAAGAAGTACACGCTGGACGAGATGAGGGAAAAGTTTCTGAGCTTCTTTGAGAAAAAGGGCCACGGGAGGGTGAAGCGCTACCCAGTGCTGCCGAGGTGGAGAGATGACGTTTTATTAGTCGGAGCTTCAATCATGGACTTCCAGCCCTGGGTTATCAGCGGTGAGGCAGATCCCCCGGCTAATCCACTAACAATCTCTCAGCCCTCCATAAGATTCACTGATATAGACAACGTAGGAATTACCGGCAGGCACTTCACGATCTTTGAGATGATGGCTCATCATGCATTCAACTACCCAGGGAAGCCTATTTACTGGATGGACGAGACTGTTGAGTTGGCTTTCGAGTTCTTCACAAAGGAGCTTAAGATGAAGCCTGAGGACATAACATTTAAGGAGAACCCCTGGGCCGGTGGAGGAAACGCTGGGCCTGCCTTTGAGGTGCTCTACCGTGGCCTTGAGGTTGCCACGTTGGTTTTCATGCAGTACAAGAAGGCCCCTGAGAACGCTCCACCTGACCAAGTAGTGGAGATAAAGGGAGAGAAGTACGTCCCAATGGAAACCAAGGTCGTCGATACTGGTTATGGGCTTGAGCGTTTGGTGTGGATGAGCCAGGGGACTCCTACGGCTTACGATGCTGTCCTGGGGTATGTAATTGAGCCCCTCAAGAAGATGGCTGGCATAGAGAGAATTGATGAGAGAATTCTCATGGAGAACTCTCGTCTGGCTGGGATGTTTGACATAGAGGACATGGGTGATCTGAGGTACTTGAGGGAGCAGGTTGCCAAGCGCGTAGGGATAAGCGTGGAAGAGCTCGAGAGAATGATAAGGCCCTACGAGCTTATTTACGCGATAGCTGACCACACCAAGGCCTTAACCTTCATGCTTGCAGATGGTGTAATTCCGTCGAATGTAAAGGCCGGCTACCTTGCTCGTCTTTTAATAAGAAAGAGCATAAGGCATCTGAGAGAACTTGGCCTTGAAGTTCCTCTTGCCGAGATCGTGGCCATGCACATAAAGGAGCTCCACAAGACGTTCCCAGAGTTCAAGGAAATGGAGGACATAATTCTCGAGATGATAGAGCTCGAGGAGAAGAAGTATGCTGAAACGCTGAGAAGGGGCTCAGACCTAGTGAAGAGGGAGATAAGCAAACTGAAGAAAAAAGGCATAAAGGAGATACCCCTTGAAAAGCTCATAACGTTTTACGAGAGCCATGGCCTAACCCCAGAGATAGTCAAGGAAATTGCGGAGAAGGAAGGAGTAGAGGTCAAGATCCCCGACAACTTCTACAGCCTCGTCGCCAAGGAGGCCGAGAAAACTAAAGAGGAAAAAGAAGAGGAAGTCGTCGACTTCGAGCTCGTTAAGGACATCCCAGATACGAGAACCCTGTATTATGAAGATCCCTTCATAAAGGAGTTTGAAGCTACCGTTCTAAGGGTGATAGATGACTGGGTGATACTTGATCAGACGGCGTTTTATCCGGAGGGAGGAGGACAGCCCTACGACACCGGCGTTCTCATAGTTGATGGGGAGGAAGTTAAGGTAACGAACGTTCAGAAGGTTGGCAAAGTTATCCTCCACAAGGTAGAGAACCCAGGAAAGTTCAAGGAAGGAGTAAAGGTCAAAGGCAGGATAGACTGGGACAGGAGAATACAGCACATGAGGCACCACACGGGAACTCACGTCCTCATGGGTGCCTTGGTTAGGGTCTTAGGAAAGCACGTCTGGCAGGCTGGGAGTCAATTAACGACGGACTGGGCCAGGCTTGACATAAGCCACTACAAGAGGATAAGCGAGGAGGAGTTGAAGAAAATCGAGGAGCTGGCCAACAGGGTAGTCATGGAGAACAGGAAGGTCACTTGGGAGTGGTTGCCCAGGACCGAGGCCGAGCAGAGGTATGGCTTCCGCCTTTATCAGGGTGGAGTTGTCCCAGGGAGAGAGATCAGGGTCGTTAAGATAGAGGACTGGGATGTTCAAGCCTGTGGTGGAACCCACCTGCCTTATACGGGCTTAGTTGGTCCAATAAAGATACTGAGGACTGAGAGGATACAGGATGGAGTCGAGAGAATAATCTTCGCCTGCGGTGAGGCAGCTGTAAAAGAGTGGCAGAAGGAAAGGGATCTACTCAAGAAGGCCAGCCAGATCTTAAGGGTTCCACCAGAAAAGGTTCCCGAGACTGCTGAGAGGTTCTTCAACGAGTGGAAGGAAGCGAGGAAGGAGGTCGAGAAGCTCAGGAAGGAACTCGCAAAGTTGCTGGTGTACGAGCTTGAGAATAAGGTTGAAAAAGTCAATGATATCGAGTTCATAGGGGCCATAGTGGAGGGAACAATGAACGACCTTAGGGAAGCTGCCAACAGGCTTAGGAAGGACAACAGGGTTGTGGTGTTGATAAGCACGGAAGGACACTTTGTAGTCGCGGTTGGTAATGCACTTGACCTTAAGGCTGGAGATCTTGCAAAGGTCATTACCTCTACAGCGGGCGGTGGAGGCGGCGGAAGGAAGGAGTTGGCCCAGGGTAAGATAAAAGACCTAGGAAAAGCCAAGGAAGCAATTGAGGAGGTCAAGAAATGGCTAATTTAA